The Chitinophagales bacterium genome has a window encoding:
- a CDS encoding UDP-GlcNAc--UDP-phosphate GlcNAc-1-phosphate transferase, whose translation MAVKYRIIDKPNDRSSHVKPTIRGGGIIFPLAILAFAFFNSFAYPYFILAVMLASGISFMDDIRDMPRGLRFGIHILAALLILYQAGITTVPIILGILAFIYVVGAVNAYNFMDGINGITGFYSLAILLPLMLTEQVDINTKLQTYVLMSLVIFLFFNARKKARCFAGDVGSVSIAVIICFMLVQRIITADDYIYIGFLALYLVDTGSTFIQRLASGEKVFEAHRKHLFQLLSNEMKIPHLFVAVLYAILQLGINYILISTEAGVPGLIILFVILIPVYIGVKVMLLKKHRKALQAS comes from the coding sequence TTGGCTGTTAAGTATAGGATCATCGATAAACCTAATGACCGTAGTTCACACGTAAAACCAACCATTCGCGGCGGTGGTATCATTTTCCCGCTGGCCATTTTGGCTTTTGCCTTTTTCAATTCCTTCGCATATCCGTATTTTATATTGGCGGTGATGCTTGCGAGTGGTATCAGCTTCATGGATGATATCCGGGATATGCCGCGTGGACTCCGTTTTGGTATCCATATTTTGGCTGCATTGCTTATTCTTTACCAGGCAGGCATTACTACCGTTCCTATTATACTCGGTATACTCGCATTCATTTATGTTGTAGGTGCGGTAAATGCCTACAACTTCATGGATGGCATAAATGGCATTACAGGATTTTACAGCCTTGCCATATTACTACCGTTGATGCTTACGGAACAGGTAGATATCAATACAAAGTTGCAAACCTATGTACTCATGTCTTTGGTTATATTCCTGTTCTTCAATGCGCGCAAAAAAGCAAGGTGTTTTGCAGGTGATGTAGGCAGTGTTTCTATAGCAGTCATTATATGTTTTATGCTGGTGCAACGCATTATTACTGCCGACGATTATATATATATTGGTTTCCTTGCTTTGTACCTTGTAGATACAGGTTCTACATTTATACAGAGGTTAGCCTCAGGCGAGAAGGTTTTTGAGGCACACCGTAAACATCTCTTCCAGCTGCTGTCAAACGAAATGAAAATACCGCATCTGTTCGTGGCAGTTTTATATGCCATTTTGCAACTGGGTATTAACTATATCCTGATATCAACGGAGGCAGGCGTGCCAGGATTGATAATCCTGTTTGTCATCCTGATCCCTGTATATATCGGTGTGAAAGTTATGTTACTGAAAAAACACCGTAAAGCTTTGCAAGCTTCTTAG
- a CDS encoding NAD-dependent epimerase/dehydratase family protein — translation MKILISGASGFIGTNLRQYLDKHMPGITFCMLVRKKTGAGREVLWEDLHTTSLDDIDAVIHLAGLAHDTKNTNDDAAYFLVNFELTKMLYDWFLKSKAKRFIYVSSVKAIADVVQGVLTEEAEPSPVTAYGKSKLKAEEYIQQLSLGVTDKKFYILRPCMVHGPGNKGNLNLFYKFVLKGLPYPLGAFENTRSFLSVDNFCFVCEQLLTEDIPSGAYNLADDHPLSTKELFNIIADTSQRKARIWNIPRGLVRTMACTGGLFKLPVNAERLEKLTESYVVCNRKIKAALKIKTMPVGVKEGIARTISSFEK, via the coding sequence ATGAAAATACTCATTTCCGGAGCCTCAGGGTTTATAGGTACAAACCTCAGGCAATACCTCGATAAGCACATGCCGGGTATCACCTTCTGCATGCTGGTTCGTAAAAAGACAGGCGCAGGACGAGAAGTGCTGTGGGAAGACCTGCATACTACATCGCTGGACGATATAGATGCTGTTATTCACCTGGCTGGTTTGGCACACGACACTAAAAATACCAATGACGATGCGGCATATTTCTTGGTCAATTTTGAATTGACAAAGATGCTGTACGACTGGTTTCTGAAAAGCAAAGCCAAACGCTTCATATATGTCAGCAGTGTCAAAGCTATTGCAGATGTGGTTCAGGGTGTACTGACAGAAGAGGCTGAGCCTTCGCCGGTAACGGCTTATGGTAAGTCCAAGTTAAAGGCGGAAGAGTATATTCAACAGTTGTCATTAGGGGTTACAGATAAGAAATTTTACATACTCAGGCCATGCATGGTACATGGTCCTGGAAATAAAGGTAACCTTAACCTGTTCTATAAATTCGTTTTGAAAGGCTTGCCTTATCCTTTAGGAGCTTTTGAGAATACACGCTCATTTCTGAGTGTCGATAATTTCTGTTTCGTCTGTGAGCAATTGCTTACGGAAGATATTCCGAGTGGTGCATATAACCTGGCTGATGACCACCCTTTGTCAACAAAGGAGCTTTTCAATATTATTGCCGATACTTCGCAACGTAAAGCACGTATATGGAATATTCCTCGTGGGTTGGTCAGGACGATGGCGTGTACCGGAGGTTTATTTAAACTACCTGTCAACGCTGAACGTCTCGAAAAGCTGACTGAAAGTTATGTTGTCTGTAACAGGAAAATAAAAGCAGCTTTGAAGATAAAAACTATGCCGGTTGGTGTGAAAGAAGGTATAGCAAGAACTATTTCTTCATTCGAAAAATAA
- a CDS encoding glycosyltransferase encodes MKISIVTVVYNCANTIRGCIDSVLAQDYDDVEYIIVDGGSKDGTVDVVKSYESGIARFVSEKDNGIYDAMNKGIRMATGDVVGILNADDFFYSNDTLSKIAAAFKKEPELDATIADIVFVNDTNTRILRHYHAQKWKPAKFAWGFMPPHPSFFCKRHLFDKLGYYKTDYKIAADYELLIRYLYVNKINFRYLPVMTTRMRMGGVSTKNLNSIITLNKEIKRACEENHLSTNYFMIYTKYIFKPFEFLLNNQ; translated from the coding sequence ATGAAGATAAGTATCGTAACGGTAGTTTATAATTGTGCAAACACCATTCGTGGTTGCATTGATAGCGTGTTGGCGCAGGATTATGATGATGTGGAGTATATCATCGTAGATGGTGGTTCAAAAGATGGAACTGTTGATGTGGTGAAGAGTTATGAGTCAGGTATAGCACGTTTTGTTTCTGAAAAAGATAATGGCATATACGATGCTATGAACAAAGGCATACGTATGGCAACGGGTGACGTAGTAGGTATTTTGAATGCCGATGATTTTTTTTACAGTAATGACACCCTCAGCAAAATAGCAGCAGCTTTTAAAAAAGAACCGGAGTTGGATGCGACGATAGCGGATATAGTATTTGTCAATGATACTAATACCCGCATACTCAGGCATTATCATGCTCAGAAGTGGAAACCTGCGAAGTTTGCCTGGGGATTCATGCCTCCGCACCCTTCGTTCTTTTGCAAACGTCATTTGTTTGATAAGCTGGGTTATTACAAAACTGATTATAAGATTGCGGCAGATTACGAACTGCTGATTCGTTATCTTTATGTCAATAAGATAAATTTCAGATACCTGCCTGTCATGACAACAAGGATGAGGATGGGAGGAGTAAGTACCAAAAACCTCAATAGCATCATCACGCTGAACAAGGAGATAAAAAGAGCTTGTGAAGAAAATCATTTAAGTACGAATTACTTCATGATATATACCAAGTATATTTTTAAACCGTTCGAGTTTCTATTGAACAACCAATGA
- a CDS encoding carbamoyltransferase, with translation MTILGINAYHADSSAAIFVDGKLVAATEEERFTRVKHWAGFPALAIKFCLEEAGITLQQLDHIAIGRDPKAKFKSKMAFLAKNPLANVGMVMDRIKNAKNVSSLEEEFAKAFGVTAEMIKPKIHQVEHHRSHLASAFFASPFDEAAILSIDGSGDFTTTMIAVGRGNKIEVLDSVDFPVSAGLFYTAFTQYLGFPHYGDEYKVMGLAPYGEAKFVDEIKQMLHFTDNGLFSWDQKYFTSPTKIKLDYENNIPTVSQLYTDKIEGVFGPARQKGDELTQKHKDIAASVQRVCEQLIMHILNHLQKRTGLKNVCIAGGVAQNSVANGKILSSTQFEKLYIPSAGHDAGISMGAGLYLYNHILDNPRADAIYSAYTGSRFTNEQIEAYLKERGIAYTRLNDDELYDKITDKLIEPGVVGWFSGRAEFGPRALGGRSIIADPRNDKAKELLNSKIKRRESFRPFAPSILSEYVGEYFTRVEDVPFMEKVLPIKPEKYDEIPAVTHVDGTGRLQTVMKDVSPRYYALIDAFRKKTGTPILLNTSFNENEPIVNTPEEAVNCFLRTDMDMLVMENIILEK, from the coding sequence ATGACGATTTTAGGAATTAATGCATACCATGCAGACTCAAGTGCGGCAATTTTTGTTGACGGTAAACTGGTAGCTGCTACTGAAGAAGAACGATTTACCCGTGTGAAACACTGGGCTGGCTTTCCGGCCCTGGCTATTAAGTTCTGCCTGGAGGAAGCAGGTATTACCCTGCAGCAATTAGACCACATTGCCATAGGCAGAGACCCGAAAGCAAAGTTCAAAAGCAAGATGGCTTTCCTGGCAAAGAATCCACTGGCAAATGTTGGTATGGTTATGGATCGTATCAAGAATGCGAAGAATGTTTCTTCGCTCGAAGAAGAGTTTGCAAAAGCATTCGGGGTAACTGCGGAGATGATAAAGCCTAAGATTCACCAGGTAGAGCACCACCGCAGTCACCTGGCATCTGCATTTTTTGCCAGTCCTTTTGATGAGGCCGCAATCCTGTCTATTGATGGTTCGGGTGACTTTACAACTACTATGATCGCTGTTGGCAGGGGTAATAAGATAGAGGTGCTGGATTCGGTAGATTTCCCTGTGTCAGCAGGTTTGTTTTATACTGCATTTACACAATATCTTGGCTTCCCACACTATGGCGATGAATACAAAGTAATGGGGCTTGCACCATATGGCGAGGCCAAGTTCGTGGACGAGATAAAGCAGATGCTCCATTTTACAGATAATGGTTTGTTCAGTTGGGATCAGAAGTATTTCACCTCACCTACCAAGATAAAACTGGATTACGAGAATAACATCCCTACAGTATCTCAATTGTACACTGATAAGATAGAAGGTGTTTTTGGTCCGGCAAGACAAAAAGGAGATGAACTGACACAAAAGCATAAAGATATAGCTGCTTCTGTACAGCGTGTATGCGAACAGCTAATTATGCATATACTTAACCATCTACAAAAAAGAACAGGATTAAAGAACGTATGTATTGCTGGTGGGGTAGCGCAAAACTCAGTTGCTAACGGTAAGATACTTTCAAGCACTCAGTTTGAAAAACTATACATCCCGTCAGCGGGTCACGATGCAGGTATTTCTATGGGCGCGGGATTATATCTATACAACCATATCCTTGATAATCCTCGTGCTGACGCTATATATAGTGCATATACGGGTAGCAGGTTTACTAACGAGCAGATAGAAGCCTATCTGAAAGAAAGGGGTATTGCATACACTCGTCTCAATGACGATGAACTGTATGATAAGATAACGGATAAACTGATAGAACCGGGAGTAGTAGGCTGGTTTTCCGGCAGGGCTGAGTTTGGCCCCAGGGCTTTGGGCGGAAGAAGCATTATTGCTGATCCCCGCAATGACAAGGCAAAAGAGTTGCTTAACAGCAAGATAAAAAGGCGCGAAAGTTTCCGTCCTTTTGCACCATCTATTCTCAGCGAGTATGTAGGGGAATATTTCACAAGGGTAGAGGACGTGCCTTTCATGGAGAAGGTGCTGCCGATCAAGCCGGAGAAATACGATGAGATACCTGCTGTTACCCACGTTGACGGCACCGGCCGTTTGCAGACGGTTATGAAAGATGTCAGCCCGAGGTACTATGCATTAATAGACGCCTTCAGGAAAAAAACAGGCACGCCTATCTTGTTGAATACATCGTTCAATGAGAATGAACCTATCGTTAATACGCCCGAAGAAGCGGTGAACTGCTTCCTGCGTACAGATATGGATATGCTCGTAATGGAAAATATCATTCTTGAAAAATAA
- a CDS encoding glycosyltransferase → MRVLITYQYFLPAYKAGGPVQSIKNTANFLSSIQDVETYILCSDADMDGTKSDVQLDCWTDFQTNVKVYYNSVSGSKTEILNIIEGIKPDVIFINGLYSMLYTIYPLMYKGNARKILSVRGMLHPGALSQKSAKKKIFLTAFKMFGLHKNCEYHATTDEETGYIKDLFGGDKKIWMVPNLPNVQDYQKPLKKEYGSLSLVSISLVSPMKNILLVLKALKNCRSAISYMIFGPIKDSAYWDECLAIMKQMPHNILVQYKGEIEPLKIHEALKEAHYFVLPSKSENFGHAIYEALSAGKPVITSHTTPWNGLEQAGAGYNVNPEDLAPFTALIDKIAGIQDKEYEQATLNARKYITEQYDLEKINSQYKKMFSV, encoded by the coding sequence GTGAGGGTATTAATAACTTACCAGTATTTTCTGCCTGCATATAAGGCTGGGGGCCCGGTACAGTCTATTAAGAATACTGCAAACTTCCTATCCTCAATACAGGACGTAGAAACGTACATACTATGCTCTGATGCAGATATGGACGGAACAAAGTCAGATGTACAGCTTGATTGCTGGACAGACTTCCAAACAAACGTTAAGGTCTATTACAACAGTGTTTCAGGCAGCAAGACAGAAATATTGAACATCATAGAAGGTATAAAGCCTGATGTAATATTTATTAACGGTCTTTACTCAATGCTTTACACCATATACCCACTAATGTATAAAGGCAACGCACGCAAGATATTATCGGTGAGAGGAATGTTGCATCCCGGGGCTTTATCACAGAAGAGTGCTAAAAAGAAAATATTCCTGACAGCATTTAAAATGTTCGGGTTGCATAAAAACTGTGAGTACCACGCCACAACTGATGAAGAAACTGGTTATATAAAGGATCTATTTGGCGGTGATAAGAAAATATGGATGGTGCCCAACCTGCCCAATGTGCAAGACTATCAGAAACCCCTTAAAAAAGAATATGGCTCACTTTCACTTGTGTCTATATCCCTGGTAAGCCCGATGAAGAATATTTTGTTGGTGCTTAAGGCGTTGAAGAACTGTAGGTCTGCTATCAGCTATATGATATTTGGCCCAATTAAGGATAGTGCATATTGGGATGAGTGTCTTGCCATAATGAAACAGATGCCTCATAATATTCTGGTACAATATAAGGGTGAGATCGAGCCTTTGAAAATTCATGAAGCACTGAAGGAAGCACACTATTTTGTACTGCCTAGTAAAAGCGAGAATTTCGGCCATGCCATATACGAGGCATTATCTGCAGGCAAGCCTGTGATTACCAGCCACACCACACCATGGAATGGATTAGAGCAGGCCGGAGCAGGCTATAATGTAAACCCTGAAGACCTGGCACCCTTTACTGCATTGATAGATAAAATAGCTGGAATTCAGGACAAAGAATACGAACAGGCGACACTTAATGCCCGGAAATACATAACAGAACAATACGATCTGGAAAAAATAAATAGTCAATACAAAAAAATGTTCTCCGTATAG